The Coffea eugenioides isolate CCC68of chromosome 8, Ceug_1.0, whole genome shotgun sequence genome has a segment encoding these proteins:
- the LOC113779777 gene encoding uncharacterized protein LOC113779777: MATAWMKSLQCKSRAVDDVVHHKHKVLTTTTTPHSNPKNHHHLIPNSGGCRNSVQSLKDVVEMTKQAKPRKLKSPPAESPQPPQTPPAKDAKRSLPRKPEPVSHQPATRGRPSSSRISRSAESFFPALTELPEGHPSRNVVEIIFHTSWSPKAFSGRIEMVFKVQNLPRTVTRFEEYREVAKSRADAAGGLGVNGGGEDHARCVADGNEVMRFYCLGPTSSSGAYDAGGCAWAFSGVKGAAICTFSGSGGAHESAGGGRGRRAMLVCRVIAGRICKQLGFDSLVEGRGGYESVSGENGELLVFDSRAVLPCFLIIYKL, encoded by the coding sequence ATGGCCACGGCGTGGATGAAGTCGTTACAATGCAAGTCAAGAGCAGTAGACGACGTCGTCCACCACAAACACAAGGTCCTAACCACCACCACTACCCCCCATTCGAACCCCAAGAACCACCACCATCTCATTCCCAACTCCGGCGGCTGCAGAAATAGCGTTCAAAGTCTGAAGGACGTGGTGGAAATGACTAAACAAGCAAAACCCAGAAAGCTAAAGTCCCCACCGGCGGAATCACCGCAGCCACCACAAACCCCACCGGCTAAAGATGCAAAAAGATCGCTTCCAAGAAAGCCCGAACCCGTTTCACACCAACCTGCCACGAGGGGTCGTCCTAGTAGTTCCCGAATCTCACGCTCCGCTGAGTCGTTCTTCCCCGCTTTGACTGAGCTTCCTGAGGGCCATCCCTCCCGTAATGTGGTGGAGATTATCTTCCACACAAGTTGGTCGCCCAAGGCATTTTCGGGTCGGATCGAGATGGTGTTCAAGGTCCAGAATTTGCCCCGGACGGTGACCCGTTTTGAGGAGTATAGGGAAGTAGCGAAGTCCAGAGCGGATGCTGCTGGTGGGCTGGGCGTGAATGGTGGCGGTGAAGATCACGCTCGGTGTGTTGCGGACGGGAACGAGGTGATGAGGTTTTATTGCTTGGGACCCACAAGTAGCAGCGGCGCGTATGATGCTGGTGGTTGCGCGTGGGCTTTCAGCGGGGTTAAAGGGGCGGCGATATGCACCTTTTCGGGGAGTGGTGGGGCCCATGAGAGCGCCGGCGGTGGGAGGGGTAGGAGGGCAATGCTGGTCTGCCGGGTCATAGCTGGTCGGATTTGTAAGCAACTCGGATTTGACTCGTTGGTGGAAGGGCGAGGTGGGTATGAGTCGGTGAGTGGGGAAAACGGCGAGTTGCTCGTTTTTGATTCACGTGCGGTATTGCCCTGTTTTCTTATCATCTACAAATTGTAA